A genomic stretch from Engraulis encrasicolus isolate BLACKSEA-1 chromosome 12, IST_EnEncr_1.0, whole genome shotgun sequence includes:
- the ola1 gene encoding obg-like ATPase 1 isoform X1 has protein sequence MAPKKMPPKKGEAPKQPTLIGRFGTSLKIGIVGLPNVGKSTFFNVLTKSQAAAENFPFCTIDPNESRVPIPDDRYDYLCQFHKPASKVPAFLNVVDIAGLVKGASAGQGLGNAFLSHISACDGIFHMSRAFEDEDIIHVEGNVDPVRDIEIIHEELRLKDEEMIDPIIDKLEKVAVRGGDKKLKPEYDIMLKIKSWVVEEKKHVRFYPDWNDKEIDVLNKYLFLTSKPMIYLVNLSEKDFIRKKNKWLAKIKEWIDAHDPGALVIPLCGGLEAKLQDMDEEEKKKFCEEQKTASVLTKIIKTGYAALQLEYFFTAGPDEVRAWTIRKGTKAPQAAGKIHTDFEKGFIMAEVMKFDDFKEEGSENAAKAAGKYRQQGRNYTVEDGDIIFFKFNTPNAPKKK, from the exons ATGGCTCCTAAAAAG ATGCCCCCAAAGAAGGGAGAGGCACCAAAACAACCGACCCTGATCGGACGCTTTGGGACTTCCCTGAAAATTGGCATCGTTGGACTGCCAAACGTGGG AAAGTCCACATTCTTCAACGTTCTGACCAAAAGCCAGGCGGCCGCAGAGAACTTCCCTTTCTGCACCATCGACCCCAACGAGAGCAGAGTGCCCATTCCCGATGACCGCTACGACTATCTCTGCCAGTTCCACAAGCCGGCCAG TAAGGTGCCAGCGTTCCTCAATGTGGTGGACATCGCCGGGCTGGTGAAGGGAGCCAGCGCGGGCCAAGGCCTGGGCAACGCCTTCCTCTCCCACATCAGCGCCTGCGACGGAATCTTCCACATGAGCC gTGCGTTTGAGGACGAGGACATCATCCACGTGGAGGGCAACGTAGACCCGGTGAGGGACATCGAGATCATCCACGAGGAGCTGCGGCTCAAGGACGAGGAGATGATCGACCCCATCATAGACAAGCTGGAGAAGGTGGCCGTCAGGGGCGGAGACAAGAAGCTCAAGCCCGAATAT GACATCATGCTTAAGATCAAGTCCTGGGTAGTGGAAGAAAAGAAACACGTGCGATTCTACCCTGACTGGAACGACAAAGAG ATTGATGTCCTGAATAAGTACCTGTTCTTGACGTCCAAGCCCATGATCTACCTGGTCAACCTTTCAGAGAAAGACTTCATCAGGAAGAAGAACAAatg gcTGGCTAAGATTAAGGAGTGGATAGATGCTCATGACCCCGGGGCGCTGGTCATCCCGCTGTGTGGGGGCCTGGAGGCCAAGCTGCAGGacatggatgaggaggagaagaagaagttcTGCGAGGAGCAGAAGACTGCCAG TGTGTTGACGAAGATCATCAAGACTGGCTATGCAGCTCTGCAGCTGGAGTACTTCTTCACAGCTGGACCAGATGAAGTGCGCGCGTGGACCATCAGg AAAGGAACCAAGGCCCCTCAGGCAGCTGGGAAGATCCACACGGACTTCGAGAAAGGTTTCATCATGGCCGAGGTCATGAAGTTTGATGACTTCAAAGAGGAAGGATCTGAAAATgctgccaag GCTGCTGGCAAGTACAGACAACAGGGCCGTAACTACACAGTGGAGGACGGCGACATTATCTTCTTCAAATTCAACACACCAAACGCCCCCAAGAAGAAGTGA
- the ola1 gene encoding obg-like ATPase 1 isoform X2, whose product MPPKKGEAPKQPTLIGRFGTSLKIGIVGLPNVGKSTFFNVLTKSQAAAENFPFCTIDPNESRVPIPDDRYDYLCQFHKPASKVPAFLNVVDIAGLVKGASAGQGLGNAFLSHISACDGIFHMSRAFEDEDIIHVEGNVDPVRDIEIIHEELRLKDEEMIDPIIDKLEKVAVRGGDKKLKPEYDIMLKIKSWVVEEKKHVRFYPDWNDKEIDVLNKYLFLTSKPMIYLVNLSEKDFIRKKNKWLAKIKEWIDAHDPGALVIPLCGGLEAKLQDMDEEEKKKFCEEQKTASVLTKIIKTGYAALQLEYFFTAGPDEVRAWTIRKGTKAPQAAGKIHTDFEKGFIMAEVMKFDDFKEEGSENAAKAAGKYRQQGRNYTVEDGDIIFFKFNTPNAPKKK is encoded by the exons ATGCCCCCAAAGAAGGGAGAGGCACCAAAACAACCGACCCTGATCGGACGCTTTGGGACTTCCCTGAAAATTGGCATCGTTGGACTGCCAAACGTGGG AAAGTCCACATTCTTCAACGTTCTGACCAAAAGCCAGGCGGCCGCAGAGAACTTCCCTTTCTGCACCATCGACCCCAACGAGAGCAGAGTGCCCATTCCCGATGACCGCTACGACTATCTCTGCCAGTTCCACAAGCCGGCCAG TAAGGTGCCAGCGTTCCTCAATGTGGTGGACATCGCCGGGCTGGTGAAGGGAGCCAGCGCGGGCCAAGGCCTGGGCAACGCCTTCCTCTCCCACATCAGCGCCTGCGACGGAATCTTCCACATGAGCC gTGCGTTTGAGGACGAGGACATCATCCACGTGGAGGGCAACGTAGACCCGGTGAGGGACATCGAGATCATCCACGAGGAGCTGCGGCTCAAGGACGAGGAGATGATCGACCCCATCATAGACAAGCTGGAGAAGGTGGCCGTCAGGGGCGGAGACAAGAAGCTCAAGCCCGAATAT GACATCATGCTTAAGATCAAGTCCTGGGTAGTGGAAGAAAAGAAACACGTGCGATTCTACCCTGACTGGAACGACAAAGAG ATTGATGTCCTGAATAAGTACCTGTTCTTGACGTCCAAGCCCATGATCTACCTGGTCAACCTTTCAGAGAAAGACTTCATCAGGAAGAAGAACAAatg gcTGGCTAAGATTAAGGAGTGGATAGATGCTCATGACCCCGGGGCGCTGGTCATCCCGCTGTGTGGGGGCCTGGAGGCCAAGCTGCAGGacatggatgaggaggagaagaagaagttcTGCGAGGAGCAGAAGACTGCCAG TGTGTTGACGAAGATCATCAAGACTGGCTATGCAGCTCTGCAGCTGGAGTACTTCTTCACAGCTGGACCAGATGAAGTGCGCGCGTGGACCATCAGg AAAGGAACCAAGGCCCCTCAGGCAGCTGGGAAGATCCACACGGACTTCGAGAAAGGTTTCATCATGGCCGAGGTCATGAAGTTTGATGACTTCAAAGAGGAAGGATCTGAAAATgctgccaag GCTGCTGGCAAGTACAGACAACAGGGCCGTAACTACACAGTGGAGGACGGCGACATTATCTTCTTCAAATTCAACACACCAAACGCCCCCAAGAAGAAGTGA